GGCAGAGAAATATGTACGTGTACTTTCTGGAGGAGAACGTAATCGTTTAGCTTTAGCAAAATTAATGCTTCAACCATTTAATGTTTTAATAATGGATGAGCCAACAAATCACTTGGATATAAAATCTAAAAATGTTTTAAAAGAAGCGTTAACACGATTTGAAGGCACTTTAATTTTAGTGTCGCATGATCGTGATTTTCTACAAGGATTAACGAGTAGTGTTTATGAATTTAAAGATCATAAGGTAAAAGAGTATTTAGGTGATATAGATTATTATTTAGATCAACGTAAAGTAGAAAACTTAAGAGAGGTAGAGAAGCGAACGGTTGTAAAGAAAGAAGCTCCTAAAGAAAAGAAACAACAATCATATGAAGACCAGAAAAAAATAAAGTCTTTAAATAATAAGTTGAGTAACGTTGAGTCAAAAATAAATCAGTTAGAGCGAGACATAAAAGCGATAGATTTATCGCTAGAAATTAATTATGAAGAAGTAACCTCACAGCCAAATTTCTTTGATAATTATCAAAAAAAGAAAGCAGATTTGCAGGTTTATATGCAAAAATGGGAAGATATTCAACTGGAAATTGAGGAGTTTGCTGTTTAATTATTTTAAGTTTTTTTTAACTTTTAAGCCATAGTTATTAGGTAATTTTGCGCACTAGACCACCAAAATCACTAGCATGCGTAAAATTATACTTTCCGTTATTGGAATTTTATTAATAGTGCTTTCTTTTTTATTTGCCAAAAAACTTATTGCAGACAAACATAAGCCTAAACCTGTTAAGGAAAAAGTTGTAAAAACTGTATTTACAGATACCGTTTTAAATGGGACTGTTCAAATTATTATTCCAGCAAATGGAAGTTTAGTTGCAAAGCGACGTATAGAACTTTATGCAGAAGTACAAGGTGTTTTTAAAACAGGAAGTAAACTCTTTAAACCTGGTCAAAAGTATAACCAAGACGAAAATTTAATTCGAATAGATGCTTCTGAGCATTATGCAAGCGTCCAGTCTTCAAAAAGTAATCTATACAATACTATTGCTGCAATTATGCCAGATTTAAGGTTAGATTTCCCCGAAGTTTATCAAAAATGGCAAGACTATCTTAATAGTTTCGATTTAAGTAAAACAACACCAGAATTACCTAAAATGACTTCCGACAAGGAAAACTATTTTATTACTGGACGAGGTATTGTTTCAAGTTATTACAATGTTAAAAACTTAGAGCGGCGTTTATCTAAATACAATATAAAGGCACCATTTTCAGGAATTTTAACAGAAGCTTTAGTCACAGAAGGTTCTTTAATACGAAGTGGTCAAAAATTAGGTGAATTTATAGATACATCGGTCTATGAAATGGAAGTGGCCTTAAGTAAAAGTTATGCAAGTTTATTAAAAGTTGGTGAAGCCGTTGTACTTTCTAATTTAGATAGAACAGAAACTTATAAAGGCAATGTTGCTAGAGTAAATGGGAGTATAGATGCTGCAACACAAACCATTACCGCTTACATAGATGTTAAGGATGATACCCTAAAAGAAGGTATGTATTTAGAAGCTAGATTGAATGCAAAAGAAGAACAAGATGTTATAGAAATAGATAGGAATCTATTATTAGAAACAAACGAGATTTTTATTGTGCGTGATAGTTTGTTAGATGTTATACCAGCAAAACCAGTTTATTTTTCAGATACTAAAGTCGTATTGAAAAATATACCAAATGGAACAATTATACTTAAAAAACCAGTTCCGGGAGCATTTGCAGGCATGCTTGTTAAACCTTTTGAAAATTCAGTTAAAAAGGCAGATAAATAATGAGAAAGTTAATCGCTTATTTTATTAAGTATCACGTAGCCGTAAATATTTTTATTATTGCCTTTTTTGCGTTTGGTATTATTGGTGTGTTATCGCTTAAGTCTTCTTTTTTTCCTTTAGTAGATTCTAAAATTATTAATGTTAATGTTGCATATCCAGGTGCCTCACCACAAGAAATAGAAGAAGGTGTGGTCCTTAAAATAGAAGATAATCTTAACGGATTAAGAGGTGTAGATCGAGTAACATCGGTGTCTCGTGAGAATAGTGGGACTATAACGGTTGAAATTGAAAAAGGCGAAAATATAGATTTTATGCTTTTGGAGGTTAAAAATGCGGTTGATAGAGTGCCGTCTTTTCCAACAGGTATGGAACCCCTTATTGTTGCAAAACGTGAAGAAGTACGACAAACAATTTCTTTTGCTTTAAGTGGGAAAGCTATTCCATTAGCTACTTTAAAGCAGTTAGGTAGACAAGTAGAAAATGATTTGCGTGCCATTGATGGGATTTCGCAAATTGAGGTTACGGGTTATCCTGAAGAAGAAATTGAAATAGCTGTTAACGAAACAAGTTTGCTAGCTTATAATATAAGTTTTACAGATGTTGCACAAGCAGTTAGCGCGTCAAATATATTAGTAACTGGAGGAAATATAAAAACAGATGCTGAAGAGTATTTAATTCGAGCAAATAACAGGTCTTATTATGGTAATGAGCTTTCAAATATTATAATAAAAGCGTCTAATGATGGTAAAATAGTACGTTTAAAAGATGTCGCTATTATTCGAGACCGTTTTTCTGAAACGCCAAACGCCACTTATTTTAATGAAGAATTAGCTGTTAATATAACCGTTACAAGTACTAATAATGAAGATTTAATTTCTTCGGCAGATAAAGTTAAAGACTATATAGAAGGCTATAATCAAAGCCATAATAATGTTAGACTAGATATTGTTAGAGATTTATCAGTTACCTTAAATCAGCGTACAGAGTTGCTTGTTTGGAATGCCATTATGGGAATTATTCTTGTTTTAACATTCTTGTCTTTGTTTTTAAACACACGTTTAGCATTTTGGGTAGCATTTGGGCTTCCAATATCGTTTTTAGGTATGTTTATTTTTGCAGGTCAATTTGATGTGACTATAAATGTATTATCGCTTTTTGGGATGATAATTGTTATTGGTATTTTGGTTGATGATGGTATTGTAATTGCCGAAAATATTTATCAGCATTACGAAAAAGGGAAAACACCTATTCAAGCTGCTATAGATGGAACTATGGAAGTTATTCCTCCTGTTGTTTCAGCTATAATAACGACGCTTTTGGCGTTTTCATTATTCTTGTTTCTTGATAGTAGAATAGGTGAGTTTTTTGGTGAAGTTTCTGTTATTGTGATTCTAACTTTGCTAGTTTCATTAATTGAAGCTTTAATCATCTTGCCAGCTCATTTAGCACACTCTAAAGCTTTGAGAAAGCCCGTTGAGGTAGAGAATCCATCTAAAATGAAGCAATTCTTCTCTAAAATGAGGTTTGTTAATAAGATAGGAGATAGTATCATGTCTTTTTTAAGAGATAAAGTGTATAGTCCAACTTTAGATTTTGTTTTGAAATTTAAGATGTTATCATTAGGGATTTTTATAGGACTCTTAATACTTACTTTTGGATCTATTGGAGGCGGTATTATTGGAGTGACTTTATTCCCATCTGTAGCTAGTGATAGGGTTTCGGTAGAATTAGATATGCCTAATGGGACAAATGTTAAGGTTACTGATTCTATTATTTCTATGATTGAACAAAAATCATATTTGGTTAATGAAGAATTATCGGAAAAATATTTAAAGGGTACAGGAAAACAGTTGTTTGAAAATACAATTTTGACTTTAACGAGTTCGTCTAGTGCAAGGTTGAATATAAATATGTTACCAGGAGAAGAAAGGCCAGATGCCATAAACTCAAGCCTAGTTGCTAATAAACTAAGAGAGGCTGTTGGTCCTATAATTGGCACAGAACGTTTAATATTTGGTTCAGGTGGTAATTTTGGAGGTAGTCCTGTTTCAGTATCTTTATTAAGTAATAATATTAATGAATTGAAAGCTGCCAAGCTAGAATTAAAAGAAGTATTGCAAACGAATCCGTTGTTAAAAGATATTGAAGATAATGATCCGGCAGGTATTAAAGAAATTAGGTTAGAGTTAAAAGAAAGTGCTTATTTATTGGGTTTAGACTTAAGAACAGTTATGATCCAAGTACGTGCTGGTTTTTTTGGTACACAGGCGCAACGTTTTCAACGCGGTCAAGATGAAATTCGAGTTTGGGTGCGTTATGATAAAACGAATAGAGCATCTATAAATAATTTGGATGATATGCGCATTGTTACGCCTTCTGGAGTTCGTGTAACTTTAAAAGATATTGCTAATTATAGTATAGAAAGAGGTGATGTTGCTATTAATCATTTAATTGGGCAACGTGAAATAAAAGTATCTGCAGATTTAAAGGATCCTAGTGCAAGTGCGACTGATATTTTAGAGGATATTAAAACAAATATTATTCCACAAATACAGTCAAGATATCCTACTATTTCTGCTTCTTTTGAAGGTCAAAACAGAGAAAAAGATAAGTTAACAAGTTCCCTCGCAAGTGCAGGAATTCCAATTTTATTGCTTATTTATATTACTATTGCTTTTACTTTTAGAAGTTATAGTCAACCTCTTTTACTATTATTATTGGTGCCATTTAGTTTAACAGCAGTTGCATGGGGACATTGGTTGTTAGGTTTCTCAGTAAATATATTGTCGCTTTTAGGGATTATTGCTTTAATAGGCATTATGGTAAATGATGGTTTAGTATTAATAGGTAAGTTTAATTCGAATTTAAAAGAAGGGATGACCTTTGATTTAGCACTTTCTGAAGCAGGAAAATCCCGTTTTAGAGCTATTTTCTTAACCTCGTTAACAACGGTTGCGGGTTTAGCCCCGCTACTACTTGAAAAAAGTAGACAAGCACAATTTTTAAAACCTATGGCTATATCTATTTCTTTCGGGATTGCTTATGCAACTATATTAACATTATTAGTTTTGCCATTATTTTTAGCTTTTAGTAATGGTATTAAAAAGAATGTAAAGTGGTTGGCAACCGGAAACACCATTACAAAAGAAGAAGTAGAACGCGCTATTAAAGAACAAAAAGAAGAGCATGAATATTAAGTTTGTTTTTTTAAGTATGTTATTAATGCTGCAAGCATCTGTGTTTGCACAAGAATTGCTAAGCCCGGAAAAAGCAGTAGTCTTAGCTTTGAAAAATAATTACGGCATTAAGTTAGCTCATACAGATGTTGAAATTGCTAATAATAATGCAGGTATTTTAAATTCAGGTTATTTACCAACGTTAAACGGAAATGCTGGAGCAACTTATAATTCAAATAATACAGAAGCTGAGTTTTCAGATGGACGGGTAACTACTTTAAAAGGTGCTGAAAGTTCTAGATATAATGCTTCAGTCGATTTAAATTATGTTTTATTTGATGGTTTAGGGCGTGCATATAATTATAAACAACTTAAAGAAACCCAGCAGCTTACCGGATTACAAGCACGTGAAACAATAGAAAATACTATTTTACAGCTTTTTACTGTGTACTATAATGTAGCAGAACTTACTAAAAACATTGATGCATTAACCGAAACGCTAGCCATCTCGAAAGACAGATTAATACGATCTCAATATCAATTTGATTATGGGCAAAGTACAAAATTAGCAGTACTTAATGCTGAGGTAGACATTAATAACGATAGTATTAATTTAATGAATTCGAAACAGCAATTACAGAATTATAAGCGCGATTTAAATCTTGTATTGGGAAATACAATATTAGGAGATTTTGACGTGCACACACAAGTTTCGTTTAATACATTATATAGTAGAAGTGAGCTTTTAGAAAAGACAAAAGTTAATAATATTAATTTATTGCAAATAGATAAAAATATAGCAATTAACACTTTAGGAGTCAAGTTTCAAAAGTCTAATTATTTGCCAACTGTAGGCTTAACAGGAAGTTATGGTTGGAATAAAAGTAATAATAATGCAGCATCTTTTGTTGCGGTATCAACTAATACAGGGTTCTCTGGAGGTTTGAACTTAAGTTGGAATTTATTTGATGGAGGAAGCACTATAACCCGAGTTAAGAATGCAAAAATAAATTTAGAGGCTCAAAACATTCAAAAAGAACAATTAGTTGTGTCTGTAGAACGTGATTTTAGTAATGCCTGGGACGATTATCAAAATAAATTAAGGATATTTAAACTTCAAGAAGAAAATATTAATACCTCTCAAAATAATTTTGACAGAACTCTGGAAAAGTTTAAACTCGGACAAGTAAACTCGATTGAGTTTAGACAGGCTCAACTTAATCTTCTCAATGCTGAATTAAGTAGAAATCGAGCAAAATATTTAGCTAAATTAGCTGAGTTTTATTTACTTCAATTAAGTGGCGAACTTCTAAATATCAATTTCTAAGTATATAATTTGGATTTGTTTTCTAAACCAAAAGTATTTTTTGACAGGGAATTTGGTCGTTTATCGAGAAGTAATTGTTAAAATTTATTGCAGTTCATCGAATAAAACGGGTTTTAGTCTATTAATGAGTTATCTTCGTTAAAGAATTAATCCCAAATTTATTCAAAAATGAAAACCTTAAAATTTATAGCTGTCTTTTTCTTTGTTTCAGCATACTCTTTTGCAAACGTATCGTCAAATGATAAAGATGCATTAATTGCATTATATAAAGCAACTAACGGTGCCGAATGGAACACAACGTGGGACTTAAAGGCTTCAATTGATACTTGGTATGGTGTTAAGATAGAAAATAATAAGATTGTTGAAATTAACTTGCAATTCAATAATTTACAAGGAACCTTGCCACAAGAAATAGGTAGTTTAGTTAATCTTAGAAAGATTAATTTAGGGTTTAATAAATTAGAAGGAACACTTCCCTCATCTATTAAAAACTTAAAAGAATTAACGTCTTTAGAGCTATTCATGAATAGATTTGAAGGTAATATCCCTTCAGAATTAGGAGAATTAACAAAATTAGAATCATTAAAATTATATAGTAATAAGTTTGAAGGAAATATTCCTCAATCTTTAATGCGTTTAATTAATTTAAAAGAGCTTTTATTAGGAAGTAATTTTTTAACTGGAACTATTCCAAATAATATATATGCTTTATCTAAATTAGAAAAGCTTAGTTTAATGGATAATAAATTAGAAGGTGAGATTCCAGTTGAAATTGCACAATTAACTAATTTAGAAGAGTTAATTTTGTCTACCAATAATCTTACAGGTGATTTACCATTAGAGTTTATGAATCTATCTAATTTAAATACGATTATGGTTAGCGATAATAATTTAAATCGAGAGTACGTTAGTATTTCGGGAAAAAACCCACCTAGCTTAATGATGATTGATATGGAAAACCCTACAGCTACTGTGGATATTGAAAAAGAATAGGATGTTAAATTAATTTTTTATATTTCAATTTAAGAAAAACAGATGGCAAAAATGTCTATCTGTTTTTTTTTAGTTTTATACTTATGTTAGAAAAATTTTTTACTTGTCCTTATTGCTGGGAAAGCATATCAATGTTATTAGATAATTCAATTCCTGAACAGTCTTATATTGAAGATTGTGAGATATGTTGTAATCCAATTCAAGTAACTATTAAATTTGTTAATTTAGAATTGCTACATTTTCAAGTAGATAGCATTGAACAGTAATATTTTCTAATTTTATGCTTGTAGAAACATAAAAATGATTGTATATTTGCAGTCCGAAATAATTTGGTCGGTATTATGAGCCGAAAGTTAAAAGCTAAGTAAGTTGTTTTAGGAATTAAATCGCGGGATAGAGCAGTAGGTAGCTCGTCGGGCTCATAACCCGAAGGTCACTGGTTCGAGTCCAGTTCCCGCTACAAAGTATAAAGTCAATAAACAAGCGGTTTAGTTTTCACTAAACCGTTTTTTTTATGCTTACCATTACTCAATTTCTTACATTTGCATACGATAGTGAATACGAAAGTGCATACGATTTGTCTCAAAAAAGAAATTTTTCCAATCCAAAAATCTATACTGCTAAAGGTAATTTAACCAAGCGTTGGTATGTCTATTTTTCATTTCGAGATCCTAAAACTGAAAAATTAAAACGTATCACCCCTTTTTACGGAAATGCCAACACTTATAAAACCAAAGAAGAACGTATGGAAGTTCTTATGGTTTATAGAAAAGTATTATTAAAACTTTTAATACAAGGCTTCAATCCTTTTTCAAATAATACAGAACTGTATAATAAATTACATTCTAAAAAAGTTTCTAACGACTTACCTGATACAGTTGAAGCAAAAGCAATAACACCTATCGAAAGCACAAGTGTAGAAGAACCAAAAATAAGGTTAAGAGAAGCTTTTGATTTTGGTTTAAAGTTAAAGGAAAAACTTATTAGCGAACGCACTAAAAAAGATTACGAGAATAAAATTGATAGCCTATTAAAATGGCTTGAGATAAACCATCCAAATTTAAATACTATTGATGGGCTTAATAAAAAAATCGTTTCTGGTTTTTTAAACCATATCTTAAACAAAACGTCACCTCGTAATAGAAATAATTATAGAGCAGATTTAAGCAGTATAGTACAAGTTTTAGAGGATAATGAGATTATCAAATTAAACGTTGTTAAAAAAATACCCGTTTTAAAGTCAATACCACAACGCCACAAGACTTATACTCAAGAAACACAAGAGGCTATATTTAAACACCTACAAGATACGGATCCTATACTTCTATTGTATATTAAGTTTATTTCTTATGGATTTTTAAGACCCATTGAAGTCTGTAGATTGAAATTAGAAAACATCAATTTAGATAATAAAACTATTCAATTTAAAGCAAAGAATAGTCCATTAAAAACAAAAATAATCCCTAAAATATTATATGATGCTTTACCTGATTTATCTGGATTAAAACCAGACGATTCTTTATTTACTCCAAAACAGATTGGAGGCGTGTGGGAAACAGATGAAGATAGTAAAAGAGATTATTTTACTAAACGTTTTAAAAAAATAGTAAAAGATCCTTTTAAATTAGGACTTGATTATAGTTTATATAGTTTCAGGCATACCTATATTACAAAGGTTTATAGAGCATTGGTTAAAGAGTTTGCACCATTTGAAGCTAAGAGTAAGCTCATGTTAATTTCGGGACACACATCTATGTCTGCATTAGAAAAGTATCTAAGAGATATTGATGCCGAATTACCGTCAGATTATTCAGAAATGCTAAAGAGAACTAATGAGTAAAAAATCGTTACATAAGTTTTACCTTGATTTAATTCCAAATCTAATAACGGAATTATTTTTTTTCCTACCAGAAAAGGAAATTCGAGTAGATATTATTGAAAAGCTTGATTTTTTAAAAAATCAAAATGTTCTAAACAAGGTTTATGTTTTTGATCATTATGTAGGTCCAATGGAATACAAAAAGGGTAGAAGCAATAAAAACATTTTTCTAAAGAGTGGTAAATTAGAGCAGAATATATTTCGTTTAGTAGAAAAGAAATCCGAAGTTAAGAAACAAGAGTTTTATTATGTCTTAAATAAATATTTTGAATTGGTTGAAACTTTATTTTACATGACAAATTGGATGAATACAAACTTGGTTCAAGTTGTAAAAAAGGATGATGGTATTATTGGGTTATTTCATGTGCAGTTTTTAAACTTTAAAAAACACTTCGAAGAACTAGTTAGAAATTTTTATCCTAATAGAGAAGCTATTCCCAAAGGAAATTTTAATGCACATGAGATTATAGAAACTTATTTTCCTGATATTACAAAAAGTTTTAAGCCTGCGACGAACTCAGTTATTGTTCCTAATTTTAAGGCAAGAACAAAGTCCGTCGAATTAAACCATATAGAAAACACCACCACACCACCACTACCACCACCACTCCAAAAAGCGGATAAAAAGGACAAGAAACAACTCGTTACAGAGGAAGAAGTAGAAAAACTTTTGCTTGAAACGTTTTTCAATATCAAGTAATAATATTAATTTAAGCGTAAATTAAACGTTTAAATTACGTATAATAATGAAAAAAACAGAAATTTGTTTGGAATGTGGTGATGATTTTATCCCCAAAAGGCGAGGTGTTCAAAAATTTTGCAGTAACTCTTGTAGAAGTAGGCATTGGTTATTAAAACAAAACAAGACAAAGGTTTCTAAAATACTGGAAAAACAAAAAAATCAATTGCCTGATGTAAAAAGTGGAAATAAAGCAGACGGTATGTCTTTAGCTGGAGTTGGAAATGCAGCAGTTGGAGTAGCCGTTGTAGAAGTTGTAAAAAACATATTGAAAACGGAAGATAACAAACCTGCCACTAAAAATGATATAAGAGAACTAAAAACACTAATTAATGGTGGACGATTTCTTCCCGTAAATAATGTTCCAAAAGATAGCTTTGGCAGACACCCCTACTATGATATTGAAACTGGTAATGTAGTTTTCTTTTTTATTTAAAAACATTAATATTTGTACTATAATGTTCTGCGTTATGTAACTTGAGCTTTGCTTAAAAGCGAATTTGTTACTACTTTTCTTGAAAAAATTTATTCTCTAAAGTTTCTTCTACTATGCAAATGGAACACTTTTTATGCGACGACGTAGGAGGGAAGCGTAATGTGTGTGAAATGGAATTTAGCGTTATCTTTAAGTAAAAATATATTATGACTCTTATTGTAGGATTTGTAAATAAAAAAATGGCAGTTTTAGCAGCTGATACTCAAATTTCAAGCTACAATGGTGCTCAAGAAATAATCAATAGAGCAGTAATACATAAAATTGATTTAGTAGATCATAATTTATTGTTTTCGTATTTAGGCAAGTGGGATATTTTAAACGAGGATAAGTTATCCGAGTTTAGAAAAAAACTAACTAATCGAAAAAATAAGGTTTTTTTCGCTTTTAGATTTGTGAGACGTTTAAACAGAGATGCTCTAATAATTGGCTTTTGGAATTTCGGACTAATATGGCGTTTAGTTTTTAAAGGTAAAAAAGAAAGTAAAATCAAAAAACTTGTTATAAAGAAGGGATCTTTTTATTTCAATGATCCAAACGCCAATCTTTTAAATTATGTAACAGTAGAAAGTAGAATCAAAGGTTATTTAGACGATACTTCTACTGCCTTAGAAAATTATCTATTCACAATAAATAACACAATACTTTCTGAAATTGCACAAGGTAAAGATTTGGTTATTCCAGGCTTAGTTTTAAACAATAATCGAAATACTGTAGGTGGTTATGTTACAATCTGTATCTTATTAAAAGAGACAAAATATACATTAAGAATCTTCAATAAAACAAGAGCTCATTGCTTTTTTAAACATTATCAAAATGGTAATTTACTTGATAATAATTCAAATCCATTTGGTTTAGGATTAAATCATAGCCAAATTATATATATAGATAATTTAGCAATGATATTTAAGTCAATAAATGATTCTGAAAATGAAGCTATCAAATCAAGTTTGCTGATTTTGTTACAAAATCAAATAAATCATTTGAGAGAGAATGATTTTCTCGCATGTTTTTTATTAAGACAATTAGTGATTTACATGAATAAAAAGGCTAATTTAAATCTAAACAATGTGACCTGTAATGAAGAATTTATTATTGCCGATGATAATGACCTTGAGATTGATTTCTGTAAAACTTTTTTTGATTAACTAAAACTATTTTAAAAGGTAGTGTATGCTTTCTATGACACGACGTAGGAATGAACGTAATATGTGAATAATAGTTAATTGCTATAGATTATATAATATGTTATAATTAATACTTAAAAAGGCCACACCTTCTTTTTTTTAATTTATATATTTAGTCTTTAAAATTCATATAATTTTTTTAAAGAGAATGACAAAAATTAATAGAGAAGCAGGTGATAAAACAAAAGGGTTTACTTTACAAAAACAAAGGGCTCTGGCCTTATTTTTTGACACAATAAAAAGTCATCCTAATTCTCATGTTAATGTTGCGATTGAATACCAAGGAGATGTTTTTCTACAAAATGATGAAGTTGGTTATATAGAAGAACAAAAGAATTATGAAGAATTTAGTACTTTTTCATTTAATTCTCCACAAATACTAAATACGTTAGTTTACTTTCTTGAAATATGGATCTCAGAAAAACAAAGCAATTCAATTCAATTTGGTTTTTATTCTACAAATAAAACAACTAAAGAAAATAATACTGAAAGAACTAAAAAACTTGAAATTGAATTACCCGATGACGGTTTACTAAACTTATTGATAGCCAAGGATTATGACGAAAAGAAACTAGTTCTTGATTCTGTTAGAAAATACTTAGTTGATGAATATTCAAACCAGTATTCTGAAGATGTTAATGAAGCTTTGGATGATAAATCATTAACCAATTTTTTAAATTCAATAGATTGGTTTTTTGAACAAGACAATGAAAAAGATTATGAAGAAGATATATTAAAAAAAATTAAAGATTCCGAGTTCGCTTCGAACTTAAAAAACAGTTATCATCCAAATTTTGTTTATGCAGCCTTAATGGTAGCCTTAGAAAAAAAGCAGGATGAGACAGATCCATTACTAAAATTTTTAAAAAAAGATAGTGTAGAACTTTGCTTTTTAAA
The nucleotide sequence above comes from Flavobacteriaceae bacterium HL-DH10. Encoded proteins:
- a CDS encoding CPXCG motif-containing cysteine-rich protein; this translates as MLEKFFTCPYCWESISMLLDNSIPEQSYIEDCEICCNPIQVTIKFVNLELLHFQVDSIEQ
- a CDS encoding HlyD family efflux transporter periplasmic adaptor subunit, with protein sequence MRKIILSVIGILLIVLSFLFAKKLIADKHKPKPVKEKVVKTVFTDTVLNGTVQIIIPANGSLVAKRRIELYAEVQGVFKTGSKLFKPGQKYNQDENLIRIDASEHYASVQSSKSNLYNTIAAIMPDLRLDFPEVYQKWQDYLNSFDLSKTTPELPKMTSDKENYFITGRGIVSSYYNVKNLERRLSKYNIKAPFSGILTEALVTEGSLIRSGQKLGEFIDTSVYEMEVALSKSYASLLKVGEAVVLSNLDRTETYKGNVARVNGSIDAATQTITAYIDVKDDTLKEGMYLEARLNAKEEQDVIEIDRNLLLETNEIFIVRDSLLDVIPAKPVYFSDTKVVLKNIPNGTIILKKPVPGAFAGMLVKPFENSVKKADK
- a CDS encoding site-specific integrase, whose translation is MLTITQFLTFAYDSEYESAYDLSQKRNFSNPKIYTAKGNLTKRWYVYFSFRDPKTEKLKRITPFYGNANTYKTKEERMEVLMVYRKVLLKLLIQGFNPFSNNTELYNKLHSKKVSNDLPDTVEAKAITPIESTSVEEPKIRLREAFDFGLKLKEKLISERTKKDYENKIDSLLKWLEINHPNLNTIDGLNKKIVSGFLNHILNKTSPRNRNNYRADLSSIVQVLEDNEIIKLNVVKKIPVLKSIPQRHKTYTQETQEAIFKHLQDTDPILLLYIKFISYGFLRPIEVCRLKLENINLDNKTIQFKAKNSPLKTKIIPKILYDALPDLSGLKPDDSLFTPKQIGGVWETDEDSKRDYFTKRFKKIVKDPFKLGLDYSLYSFRHTYITKVYRALVKEFAPFEAKSKLMLISGHTSMSALEKYLRDIDAELPSDYSEMLKRTNE
- a CDS encoding Two component regulator three Y domain protein codes for the protein MKTLKFIAVFFFVSAYSFANVSSNDKDALIALYKATNGAEWNTTWDLKASIDTWYGVKIENNKIVEINLQFNNLQGTLPQEIGSLVNLRKINLGFNKLEGTLPSSIKNLKELTSLELFMNRFEGNIPSELGELTKLESLKLYSNKFEGNIPQSLMRLINLKELLLGSNFLTGTIPNNIYALSKLEKLSLMDNKLEGEIPVEIAQLTNLEELILSTNNLTGDLPLEFMNLSNLNTIMVSDNNLNREYVSISGKNPPSLMMIDMENPTATVDIEKE
- a CDS encoding TolC family protein, encoding MNIKFVFLSMLLMLQASVFAQELLSPEKAVVLALKNNYGIKLAHTDVEIANNNAGILNSGYLPTLNGNAGATYNSNNTEAEFSDGRVTTLKGAESSRYNASVDLNYVLFDGLGRAYNYKQLKETQQLTGLQARETIENTILQLFTVYYNVAELTKNIDALTETLAISKDRLIRSQYQFDYGQSTKLAVLNAEVDINNDSINLMNSKQQLQNYKRDLNLVLGNTILGDFDVHTQVSFNTLYSRSELLEKTKVNNINLLQIDKNIAINTLGVKFQKSNYLPTVGLTGSYGWNKSNNNAASFVAVSTNTGFSGGLNLSWNLFDGGSTITRVKNAKINLEAQNIQKEQLVVSVERDFSNAWDDYQNKLRIFKLQEENINTSQNNFDRTLEKFKLGQVNSIEFRQAQLNLLNAELSRNRAKYLAKLAEFYLLQLSGELLNINF
- a CDS encoding efflux RND transporter permease subunit, whose product is MRKLIAYFIKYHVAVNIFIIAFFAFGIIGVLSLKSSFFPLVDSKIINVNVAYPGASPQEIEEGVVLKIEDNLNGLRGVDRVTSVSRENSGTITVEIEKGENIDFMLLEVKNAVDRVPSFPTGMEPLIVAKREEVRQTISFALSGKAIPLATLKQLGRQVENDLRAIDGISQIEVTGYPEEEIEIAVNETSLLAYNISFTDVAQAVSASNILVTGGNIKTDAEEYLIRANNRSYYGNELSNIIIKASNDGKIVRLKDVAIIRDRFSETPNATYFNEELAVNITVTSTNNEDLISSADKVKDYIEGYNQSHNNVRLDIVRDLSVTLNQRTELLVWNAIMGIILVLTFLSLFLNTRLAFWVAFGLPISFLGMFIFAGQFDVTINVLSLFGMIIVIGILVDDGIVIAENIYQHYEKGKTPIQAAIDGTMEVIPPVVSAIITTLLAFSLFLFLDSRIGEFFGEVSVIVILTLLVSLIEALIILPAHLAHSKALRKPVEVENPSKMKQFFSKMRFVNKIGDSIMSFLRDKVYSPTLDFVLKFKMLSLGIFIGLLILTFGSIGGGIIGVTLFPSVASDRVSVELDMPNGTNVKVTDSIISMIEQKSYLVNEELSEKYLKGTGKQLFENTILTLTSSSSARLNINMLPGEERPDAINSSLVANKLREAVGPIIGTERLIFGSGGNFGGSPVSVSLLSNNINELKAAKLELKEVLQTNPLLKDIEDNDPAGIKEIRLELKESAYLLGLDLRTVMIQVRAGFFGTQAQRFQRGQDEIRVWVRYDKTNRASINNLDDMRIVTPSGVRVTLKDIANYSIERGDVAINHLIGQREIKVSADLKDPSASATDILEDIKTNIIPQIQSRYPTISASFEGQNREKDKLTSSLASAGIPILLLIYITIAFTFRSYSQPLLLLLLVPFSLTAVAWGHWLLGFSVNILSLLGIIALIGIMVNDGLVLIGKFNSNLKEGMTFDLALSEAGKSRFRAIFLTSLTTVAGLAPLLLEKSRQAQFLKPMAISISFGIAYATILTLLVLPLFLAFSNGIKKNVKWLATGNTITKEEVERAIKEQKEEHEY